The proteins below are encoded in one region of Populus alba chromosome 2, ASM523922v2, whole genome shotgun sequence:
- the LOC118049426 gene encoding F-box/kelch-repeat protein OR23, which yields METYASSSLSQLQINETQTLIPGLPNDIASLILSLIPYSHHARIKPTCKSWHAFLSSTKALFSLRRHPRRSNHLLIIFPQDPSISAPYLFDPQNLAWRPLPHMPCNPNVYGLCNFTSISMGPNLYVLGGSLFDTRSFPMDRPSPTSSVFRFNFVDFLWEELCPMLSPRGSFACAAVPDSGQIIVAGGGSRHAWFGAAGSRISSVERYDVGKGEWVAIEGLPRYRAGCVGFLSGDGEEREFWVMGGYGESRTISGIFPVDEYYKDAVVMDLKKSGCGKWREVGDMWSDAGRGRLGKIVVVEGDEGRPAVFMLDENEIFRYDMASNCWQRESIVPRKAPRNSSCGFAVLDGELHVMTFLRGDDLVKTRRSRQQKRGGTLFIQIYHPKKKTWRSLVTRPPFYHLLDFKTAIMCTIRL from the exons atggagACATATGCTTCGTCATCATTATCACAGCTTCAAATTAATGAAACCCAAACCCTAATTCCAGGTCTGCCAAACGACATCGCATCACTAATTCTGTCACTGATCCCATACTCGCACCATGCCCGCATCAAACCTACTTGCAAATCGTGGCACGCCTTTCTCTCCTCAACCAAAGCCCTATTTTCACTCCGCCGTCATCCCCGCCGCTCTAACCACCTCCTAATAATCTTCCCGCAGGATCCATCCATCTCTGCTCCTTACCTATTCGACCCGCAAAACCTGGCTTGGCGTCCACTTCCACACATGCCATGTAACCCTAACGTCTATGGACTCTGCAATTTCACTTCAATTTCGATGGGCCCTAATCTATATGTTCTCGGAGGGTCTCTCTTCGACACCCGGTCTTTCCCCATGGATCGCCCTTCTCCAACATCGTCTGTTTTTCGGTTTAATTTTGTCGATTTCTTGTGGGAGGAACTGTGTCCAATGTTGTCACCGCGTGGTTCTTTTGCCTGTGCGGCGGTACCTGATTCGGGGCAGATAATTGTGGCTGGAGGAGGGTCGAGGCATGCGTGGTTTGGTGCGGCGGGGAGTAGGATAAGTTCGGTGGAGAGGTATGATGTTGGGAAAGGTGAGTGGGTGGCAATAGAAGGGTTGCCGAGATACAGGGCAGGGTGTGTGGGTTTTTTGAGTGGGGATGGGGAGGAAAGGGAGTTTTGGGTGATGGGAGGTTATGGAGAGTCGAGGACGATTTCGGGGATTTTTCCTGTGGATGAGTATTATAAGGATGCTGTTGTGATGGACCTGAAGAAGAGTGGATGTGGGAAGTGGAGGGAGGTTGGCGATATGTGGAGTGATGCGGGTAGAGGGAGGCTCGGGAAGATTGTTGTTGTCGAGGGGGATGAGGGCCGGCCTGCTGTTTTTATGCTTGATGAGAATGAGATTTTCAG ATATGACATGGCTTCAAACTGTTGGCAGAGAGAATCCATTGTACCTCGAAAAGCTCCTCGCAACTCCTCATGTGGTTTTGCTGTGTTGGATGGGGAACTACATGTAATGACTTTTCTGCGAGGAGATGATTTAGTCAAAACTCGAAGGTCAAGGCAGCAGAAGAGGGGAGGAACACTTTTCATCCAAATCTATCATCCTAAGAAGAAGACATGGAGATCACTCGTTACAAGACCACCATTCTATCACTTGTTGGATTTCAAGACTGCAATTATGTGCACCATTCGGCTCTAG
- the LOC118049428 gene encoding transcription factor bHLH3, whose protein sequence is MGEKFWVKEENRMVESVLGVEACEFLITSASKNILSDLVSPPVNLGVQQGLGKVVEGSHWNYVIFWYASGLKSGGSILVWGDGICQDPKGGGVVHGSSSGDGKLEGVEKRKVKKCVLRKLHACFNGSDDGSFATSLDEVSDVEMFYLTSMYFTFRCDSAYGPGEAFKSGRSIWATSMASCLDHYHLRSVLARSAGFQTVVFLPVKSGVLELGSVKSIPEEHDFVERAKGLFGASNNAQAKAVPKIFGRELSLGGSKPRSISINFSPKVEDELVFSSESYAMKATSTNQVYGSTSNGRPSDKSEAKLFPHLNQALVGFNTETVVGGLEQPNDDLSPQGDERKPRKRGRKPANGREEPLNHVEAERQRREKLNQRFYALRAVVPNISKMDKASLLGDAITFITDLQKKIEALETERGVVNNNQKQVPVPEIDFQPGQDDAVVRASCPLDSHPVSSIIETFREHQITAQGCNVSMEGDKIVHTFSIRTPSGAAEQLKEKLEAGLSK, encoded by the coding sequence ATGGGTGAGAAATTTTGGGTGAAAGAAGAAAATCGTATGGTGGAATCAGTGCTGGGTGTTGAGGCCTGTGAATTCTTGATCACGTCGGCTTCTAAAAACATATTGAGTGATTTGGTTTCGCCACCTGTTAATTTGGGTGTGCAGCAGGGTCTTGGTAAGGTTGTAGAAGGTTCTCATTGGAATTATGTGATTTTCTGGTATGCTTCTGGCTTGAAATCCGGGGGGTCTATATTGGTCTGGGGTGATGGGATTTGCCAGGACCCGAAGGGTGGAGGGGTTGTACATGGAAGCTCCAGTGGGGATGGAAAATTGGAGGgagtagagaaaagaaaagtgaagaaGTGTGTGCTTCGAAAGCTTCATGCATGCTTTAATGGATCAGATGATGGTAGTTTTGCGACCAGTTTGGATGAGGTTTCGGATGTGGAGATGTTTTATCTAACCTCAATGTATTTTACATTTCGGTGTGATTCAGCATATGGCCCTGGAGAGGCATTCAAGTCTGGTAGATCCATTTGGGCGACTAGCATGGCTAGCTGTTTGGATCATTACCACTTGAGATCAGTTTTAGCCAGATCAGCTGGGTTTCAAACAGTGGTGTTTTTACCTGTTAAGTCTGGAGTTCTAGAGCTCGGTTCTGTCAAATCAATTCCCGAAGAGCATGATTTTGTGGAGAGGGCAAAAGGTTTGTTTGGGGCTTCTAATAATGCACAGGCAAAGGCAGTTCCAAAAATTTTCGGCCGCGAACTGAGTCTGGGTGGCTCAAAACCACGATCAATTAGCATTAACTTTTCCCCAAAGGTTGAGGATGAACTGGTTTTCTCTTCAGAATCTTATGCAATGAAAGCAACAAGCACGAATCAAGTTTATGGAAGTACTTCCAATGGGCGCCCTAGTGACAAGAGTGAAGCAAAACTGTTTCCGCATCTGAACCAAGCACTTGTGGGTTTCAATACTGAAACAGTGGTTGGTGGTTTGGAGCAGCCAAATGATGACTTGTCCCCTCAGGGTGATGAGAGGAAACCAAGGAAGAGAGGAAGAAAGCCTGCCAATGGAAGAGAAGAGCCACTGAATCATGTGGAAGCAGAGAGACAGAGGAGGGAGAAGCTTAATCAGAGATTTTATGCTTTAAGAGCTGTTGTCCCCAATATCTCTAAAATGGACAAGGCCTCTCTGCTTGGAGATGCCATTACCTTTATCACTGATCTCCAGAAGAAGATTGAGGCTTTAGAAACAGAAAGGGGGGTAGTAAACAATAATCAAAAGCAGGTGCCAGTGCCAGAGATTGATTTTCAACCTGGACAGGATGATGCGGTTGTGAGGGCAAGCTGCCCTCTGGATTCTCACCCAGTTTCTAGCATCATAGAAACATTCAGAGAACATCAAATTACAGCTCAAGGGTGCAATGTGTCCATGGAGGGTGATAAGATTGTTCACACATTCTCTATCCGGACTCCAAGTGGTGCTGCTGAGCAATTGAAGGAGAAACTGGAGGCTGGACTTTCTAAATGA